The sequence tcgcatagttcttgaaagtcatatgaaccaattctaaacttttttggaagtgtggaaaatcggtttcaaggttacaAAGAGAAGTTAATTGTGAAAGAGaagttacaaagtaaggatgtcgacatactttgaacacgtgctatgaatgtttatttctttaattgttcaaagttattccttaatagctacggGAAGAGAATCtcatgatcgaaacataagtaagttaagaatcttttaattaaggttattaatttcattttgtagggaaatataagaaatagtaatgtgcatttactaattagattttctggTATTAAATATCCAATCATACACATTAAATATCTCCTCTCTTTCTTATTGGTGATCCAACGACTAATAAGTGTTGATCCCTTAACCTAATCTGCACAGTCACTAGTTGACAGCTAGCCCAACAAATAAAGGTTACAAGGAATTAAATGACTGAATTGGTAAATCCCACTGAAGTTGGAAGAAATAGCAAGCCCACTGACTTAAGGGATTAGCAAGCCCACTTATTAATTGACCGTAAGTACATAACAATACCCACCCCTTTTAAgagtccttgtcctcaaggacgaAATGAGGAAACTGATCTCTAATGTGACTTGTATCTTCCCACGTCGCGTCCTCTGCTGGTGCACTCACCCACTGAATCAAGACTTGAGGAATAGAGTGGCCATCACGGAGTGTAATACGGGTGGCAAGGACTGCAGCTGGTTCCTCCAAGATAGCTCCATTCTGATCCACCAGTGGCAGTGAGGGTGAAGAAGTAGAATGATGACCAATCTTCATCTTGAGCTGAGACACATGAAACACCGGATGTATGCGAGACCCAACAGGTAGTTTTAGTTCGTACACGACAACACCAATCCTCTGCACAATCTCAAATGGTCTGAAATACTTAGAAGATAGTTTGAAATTCTTACGGATAGCCACTGAAGTTTGACGATAAGGTTGTAATTTGAGGAAAACCATATCACCCACTGCAAATGTCCTGTCAGTCCTGTGTTTATCGGAAAAAAACTTCATCCTTGTTTGTACTTTCAGTAAGTCTTCTCGGAGCATTTGTAACATGTGGTCTCTGTCGTATAAGTAATCCTGAACAACTTGTACAAAAGTGGTGGAATGCAGGGGAAATGCCAAATGTGGTAGTTGATAGCCATATAAGTCTTGAAATGGTGTCATGCGCAATCTAGTGTGGTAATTCGTATTAAACCACCACTCGGCTAATGACAACCAATTGGACCATAGTTTAGGATTGGTACCTGTCATACATCGTAGATATTGCTCTAATCATGCATTAGTACGCTCCGTCTGTCTATTTGTTTGCGGATGATACGATGTGCTAAGGTGCAGTGAAGTCCCCAATGCCTTGAACATATCCTGCCAAAACTGGCTGATGAATATCTTGTCTCGATCCGAGACAATCGATGCTGGTAAGCCATGAAGCTTGAAAACATGGTGAAGAAATTCCTTTGCAACAGTTAGAGCAATAAATGGGTGAGCAAGAGCTATAAAATGACTgtattttgtcagtcgatcaaccACAACTAGAATGACAGATTTCATGTTGCACAATGGTAAAACCTTTATAAAATCCATCGCTATGTGTTGCCATGCTGACTCTGGGATTGGAAGTGGTTGAAGGAGGCCACCAGAGTGTGTGTGTTCTTCATTATTGCATTGGAAAACTTCACAGTTGGCTACAAACTGTAGGATGACAGATTTCATCTTTAGCCAATAGAAATAGTCCTTAGCCCTATTGTACGTACCCAACATCCCTGAATGACCACCAATTGCAGAGCAATGAACAAATTGAAGTATGTGATCTCTTACCTGGTGACTAGAACCAATATACAGTCTATCTTTATATCTGAGTATGCCAGCATTGTAAGAGAAAACCTTGTGAGAGGGTTGCATCAGTAGTTGAGAAATCAATTGTTGTGCCAAGGGGTATTCAGCATAGCTAAGAATGATATCTTGTGCCCATTGAGGTTGTGAAAGTGAAATTGCCAGGCAATCAGCATTGGAATGAGGAATTCGAGACAATGCATCAACAGCTTTATTATCAAGACCTTTCTTGTATCGAATGACATAATCCAGTCCAAGTAGTTTCATAAGCCTCTTGTATTGCAAAACAGAAGTAACTCTCTGTTTCATTAAAATTTCAAGCTCTGGTAGTCCGTATTGATAATGAACTGACAGTGTGATAGGTAGTGCTTCCACTTTTGAATTTCCATAACAATGGCCATTAGTTCTTTTTCGTAAGTGGATAGTGCAAGTTCCTTAGGACCTAGTCCTTTGCTGTAGAAAGCAATGGGTTTACCCTGTTGCATCAATACAACTCCTATTCCTTTCGATCAAGCATCAATTTCGAGAAAAAAAGGTAAAGAAAAATCCGGCAAGGCTAGAACAGGTGCAGACAACATTGCTTGTTTAAGAGCATTGAACGCTTGTACTGCATCAGAAGACCATATGAATGACTCTTTCTTCAACATATCTGTTAAAGGTCTGTTAATAGTTCCATAAGATTTGATGAAGCGTCTGTAGTATCCCGTTAACCCGAGAAAACCTCTTACTTGCTTCACTGTAGTGGGTTGTGGACAATTTTCcattcactagtggaaaatgggtttTAAACCACTTCCTGGGCTTTAGGAAAACCACTGTTATTGGGATGTAGTTAAGCATAGTGCCGTGACTCACAGTTGTTTTATCgggaaaaaaatcgaaaaaattaaaCTTGTTCCATTCATAGTAGTTTTCTATAAGGGCATTTTTGTAAAAACTCCTAGCTTGAAGAACCACTGAGAGGGTTAGAATTTTCTACGTAAAgaggaaaataaacaaaacctTATCCCTATCGTCTGCACCCTATTCCTTCACTTCTCTCTCTCAACACACACTTTGATTCTCTTAATCTTTTCTGTATCAACCTGTTTTTGAATCTACTGAATCTTATTAGGGTTTGCCTCCTCTTTTCCTCTATTATAAGAACATCATCTCTTGAAAGTTTGTCCTGAATCGGTGAAAAAGAGGCGATGAAGATCAACACAACTAAAATCAAAGATTCATCTGTAGCAACTTAATCAAAAGATAAATATCATCTCTCTTTATCGTTTTAGTTCAATCGATTAACTTATCCAAGTTTAATTGAAATTTCGGAAGAAATTATTTTTTGAAGTTTGTAAACTTAAAAGCTTTGATTTCATATCAATTCTGTTTTTTGATTCATTGCCAGTTTGTACATTTgcttatttttgtttatttatatgtttgttttcttagttttcttttattgatTGTGTTATTCTCTTTTCATTCAGCCAACAAAGAAGTAGAAAGCTCCACCACATCTTCAAATCCAGCTAAATCTGGTGGTggtaaacaaaagaagaagatcagTTCATGATTAAATCTATATTTGGTTCTTCTTTTATGTTGAATTTAAGTTCTTTACTTTATAATGAGTTGTTTTGTCTTGTGATTTGTACAGAATTGgagcaaaagaaagcaaaaggatAAGGTTAACAACATGCTCTTGTTTAATCAAGCTAGGTTTAATCTGTGGTTTGCTTTGTAAGATCATTACTTCAGCTGATTTATAAAATATGATGCCTTTTCTATTGGATAAATATGGGTTTTTCTTTGTTACTAGATTAGGGTTCTTGTGTTGGAAGTATATGTTgctacaattttttttaaaaatgggGTTTTTGAGTTGCATCAGTTATAGCAATCTTTAGTTCACCGCTCTCCACTGTTTCATGGTTGGCATATTCACcatttttcatatgttttctgATTGGTTGGAAGTTGAATAGAAAAATCTCGTGATGAGGATGATCGGCCTCTGTGAGTCTCGATGctaatataaataaaaataaagtgtGATTTTGATGCATTTTTTTTTACAGTTTTGAAAAATTTTGTTTAATGGGATTGTTGATACAGGACATCGATATGGACAAGTATGCATTGGTATTAATGGGTCATTCCGATTCATGCTTTTGATCATTCCCATGGGTAAGTAAAGCCTTCTCCATCATATTTCAGTTTGTTAGATTTACTTTTGGGCGTCTAATATTAGGGATTCGTCTTAAACATGTCTCGGGTTGTATGTTTTCATCAGGGTCCATGATAGCGTGCAAATTCGCAGCTATTCCTTTAGCTTGTAAAAAGTTTTTCTCTGCAGAGAGATGTAGTGATATGTTATAATACGGCAGAGGATACTGTTATATTTGTTATaacaatatttgttatttttcttcaaaatgaTGAGAAAAGTACCCTGAGTGAATATTTGTTAACAGTATGTTTGGTGGTTGTGTTTCAATGATGAGAGGTCAATATTAACGAAAGTAAATATACTTGATGTGATGTCAACGTGGTGCCGACCAGCACAATGTTGATCTGAGCGGTTACCTGAGCAACATATAATAAAACTCAGCGATTAAGATCAGCTGATGAAAATGACAGTTTCTGTGAATTCATTATGATAACATAGATTGTCATTTCTGTTGTGTGTTGGTGTTTCAAAAGTTGCAACCTACAATTCACCTCTGGTGATTGTTTTATCATTATCTATAGTAAGAAATGTGCAGTGATGAGAGCTCAATATTTATCGAAAGGACATAAACTTGATGGGATTGTCATCTTATGAGTTCGAGATAGCCAAGAGCTCTGCATGTTCAGGATTTGACCTAAATTTTTTATAAATTAGAATTTTAGAAGCAAGTATGACatgtgagaatattttcagtatGTGCACTTTCTTAATTAAACTTCCTGAGCAGCTTTTTTCTTTAGGTCACATAATTTTGATACATGGAAAAAGTCAGGCTGAATTTGCAATCAGGTTGTTGGTGTCGGAgaattttactaattatattaTTGGCTTCTTATTTGGTTATTCTTAGGCTGTGAGGATGTCGACCCCTTCAAGGAAGAGGTTGATGTGGGATTTCAAGAGATTGCAACAGGATCCTACAGCAAGCATCAGCGGTGCGCCACAAGACAATAACATAATGCTACGGGATGTTGTTATATTTTCGTAAGGAAAGGATGGAACCACCTTCTCTTTTGCTTGTGGACTTTTGTCTCTGCTGATTCTATTTGGCCAGAGTTTTGAAAAAATCACTCTTACAACTTCAATTGGTTTTATTTGCAGCCCAGATAATACTCTTTGGGATGGAGGTGAGTTTGTTACTAAATTCCATATCAAGAATATGGAGTATTAGTTTGTCTTGAAGATCGTTCATCCATTATTTTACTTACATATCCCTGGtatacttatttatatcatctttTGACTGTTATGACTGATCTCCATCCAAAACCTTTTGAAATTGTACTACTTACTTTTTATATATAAATGTTTCATTGGGGAGTTGGTTTATCTTCCATCTGTTTTGCAGTGCTTCTAGTTATAACAGTAAAATTATATTATTGTTTTAAATCCTTTAGGTACCTTTAAGTTGTCTCTGCAGTTTTCGGAGGACTATCCAAATAAGCCCCCAATAGTTCGGTTTGTTTCGCGGATGTTCCATTGAACTTTGAAAATTTATCTGCTTTTTTCTCTTAATTGGTCGAAAATGGATTTAGTCTGGTTACAGCCTTGCATGAAAAGTCAATTTGGATTTGTTGCTAACTGTTGGGTTACTTTGTCACATTCCTAACGTATTCATTTGTCCGGTTGTGCCAGACTATGCGGATGTAAGTATTTGCTAGGATATCTTATAGAACCCGTGGAGTCCTAGCTATTTATGATGTAGCTGCTATTCTAAATTTTATCCAGGTaatttgat comes from Papaver somniferum cultivar HN1 chromosome 7, ASM357369v1, whole genome shotgun sequence and encodes:
- the LOC113296490 gene encoding uncharacterized protein LOC113296490 is translated as MTPFQDLYGYQLPHLAFPLHSTTFVQVVQDYLYDRDHMLQMLREDLLKVQTRMKFFSDKHRTDRTFAVGDMVFLKLQPYRQTSVAIRKNFKLSSKYFRPFEIVQRIGVVVYELKLPVGSRIHPVFHVSQLKMKIGHHSTSSPSLPLVDQNGAILEEPAAVLATRITLRDGHSIPQVLIQWVSAPAEDATWEDTSHIRDQFPHFVLEDKDS